A window of Gossypium raimondii isolate GPD5lz chromosome 7, ASM2569854v1, whole genome shotgun sequence genomic DNA:
ATCCCTAACCCTATTGTGCTGTCTGCTGTGCCTTCCTCCTTTTTCTCCCATTTCCAAAATCGACAGTCTCTTCCAGTACTGATCCACCTCTACCGTCAAGACCTCCACCGATCCACCTCCGGTCGGTTTGTTTACTCCTGAATCGCCAAGTAGAAGCAAGCATACAAGAACGAGGAGTTTGGTACAGGTACGGGTTTGCTCTTCTTCTTCGTTTTCctcgttttcattctctttaaGATACTTCATTTCTTCTAATTATTCTTCTTCAggttactcttttattttttttatcaattaccCTTCTTCTTTGCCTGCACATTCAATTAAGCGCAACTCTTTTACTCTTTCAAAATCTGAGACATTGATTTTTTTCTAGAGATTGTGTTCTTAGGTATTCTGAATCAATGGTTACGATTATGTTACAAAGTTGAAACATcagataaatatttattaaaaacaactgttcttttaatgaatttatgcatcaaaacagcaataacataaataccaaatgtaaaataaaacgCATTAAGGCATCAAAAATCTTACCTGAAATGCAGACTGAAAGctcaaaaaatcaataaatatatgaacaaagaagagaagaagaagaaataatatATGAAGGCACACGGTTTAGCAGGCAGGACAAGATTGGTCCACTGTTTTTGGTTTTAGGCAAAGATTAGTCCAAAGTTAATATAAAAGGGTCAAACGTGTATGAACTATGAAGTAAGCAATGGGATAACATTAGCTGACCAACcattataacaataatattaaaatcaagagTAGATAATGCTAAGTTCCCACTTTCTGCAGATTACCCACTCTTTTACCTCTCAAGATGATTCACTTAATTTTAGTTACAAAACATACAGGCGTGATGTGTTTTGtttacttaatttttgttttatgcaTGCATGATGTATTTAGTGGTTGATactatgaaaatattaaagggTAAAGTCAGTAGTGAGTCATGTCAATGGAGGATATTTAATACagttcttcttttttcttagaAACAGTTTGAATTAAAAATGGAAATCTAATCTAACATTCTTCATTTCTAATTGCgttttctttcaactttttctcTGAAGTTACACACTTCATTTTGGGCATCCTTTTGCTGAATGTTAACCAATGTTGACTATTCTAGAACTATACCACATCGACATATAATTTCAATTCTAATCCAACAACTTACCTTTTTCGGACAAAGCGGTTAAACAAAAGTTGGTCAAAGAAAGGTTAAATTCTATTCTTAGTCTTCTACTTTGTGAAAGTtatgaatttagtttttgtaaattaatttgattaatttgattaattttagctTGTGTGTTTTTTAATTGGTCAGATTTTGAAAAATGTACTCTTAGGCTCTTAGCTTAAAAGGTTggagttaaattaatttgattaataataaaacatcaagtttgttttactaatcaaatgttagattttgttacagcaattaatacaattaatacaattaacaattaatacaattaataatttgataaatttactaatcaaatgttagattttattacaacaattaataattaataatttgataattttactaacaattaattttaataacaattagttttaatttcattaaaaaataattttaatttaaaaacgggccgggccgggctcgggccccatattttttcctcgggtcgggcctgggcaaaagctcaggcccatattttgggccggccCGAGCCCGGGCCTGGTAAACGGGCTAAAAATTTTTTgttggcccggcccggcccatggataGCTTTAGGCCCAAACATTGGGTTGGCCATAAACTACTGTTACCTGCTTCAACATCATTGAGTCAAACATAATGATCAGGTGTTGCGGCAACCAGTTTCAAGGGAGAGGTCGACAAGATACAAATTGAGCTAAAGAACGTCGAGATCGGATCCGTTAGTGGCAAAGGCGTCATGTTTTTTTCATCATTGGGCAACTGATCAAAGACTATTGTTTCCATATGGATCCacagtatatgatttggtatagGGAAAGCGGGTTAGGTTTTTTTATCCAAAGGACTAGTATTTAGTTATCCGGAAGGCACCCACATCCAACAGGTGATGGATTAGAATTCAACAAGCTAAAGCACAAGCGCAAATGGTATTTGTCGATAAGGATGTCCCAAAACCAGCTGGTCTGATGCCTGATATTGGAAGCAATTGTGGTAGTCGACGTCAACCTCGACGAACTGGTAGGGGTTAGCCTGATGTTAATGAGCATACTACCCCTTGGGTTCATATCCCCATAttagagttaaatttgttagtttaCTGGTTTGAATAAAGTTATTGATTCAGTCAAAACTTATTGTTGCTAAACTTTAGGAGTATCATATTAGTTGATATTTTCTAGTGATTTACGTATCaggtttgtttctattttttagtgattttttcaGTTGtaatttagcctatataaaggtttcattattcattcaataaaggaattataattcatattatcaaagtatttcaaacttttatttccTCATTTTATCTATATGCTTAGTTTaatagtggtatcagagcttggtTCAAATTTCGGTGAGTGAGAAATGAAAATTGCAGCAGCAACGTGAGAACAGCAATggctttaaaaaattttgtgcAGTCGGCCATTCTTCATTTTGATGGTCACTATGATAATTGAAACATATTGATGGAGAATTTTTTGAGATCGAAGGAATACTGACAAGTGGTTTCAGATGGCATACCAGAAACAGCCAAAGGCACAACAGTGTTAGATGTGCAAAAGGCAGAAATAGAAGTGTTGAAGTTGAAGGATCTCAAAGTAAAGAACTATTTGTTCTAAGCCATTGATCGTTCAATCTTGGAAACCATTCTTTGCAAAGACACTTCTAAGCAGATTTGGGATTCCATGAAGAAGAAGTATTAAGGAACAACGAAGGCGAAACGAGCACAGCTCTAAGCTCTTCGTGTAGAGTTCGAAACATTACACATGAATACTAGAGAATCGGTTACGAATTACTTTACAAGAACGATGGCCATTGCAAATAAGATGCGAATTCATGGCGAAAGACTGAAAGATGTTACCATTATTGAGAAGATTCTTTGCTCTATGATAgcaaaattcaattatattatttgctCAATTGAGAAATCTAATGATATTGATGAACTTTCTATTGATGAATTGCAAGGATCATTGTTGATTCATGAGCATAAATTAAATCGACAAGATAAAGAGGAGCAAGTTTTGCAAGTCTCATCCAACAATCATTCTTTCTCTTCAAAAGGTAGTGGTCGTGGCAAAGGAAGGGGCAGAGGCAACAACATTGGCAACGGTAGGCACTCATACCGTAAATATGAAGATAATCATCGCAAATATGAAGacaatcaattttcatattctcaaggaagaggaagaggcCATGACAACAATAATTCAACTCCTTTCAAGTCAAAGTCTGTAGACAAGTCGAAGGTTGAATGCTATAGATGCCAGAGGTTTCGTCATTATAAATCAGAATGTCAAACTAACTTAAATAGAGATGGTGGAAAGTAACTTAATTTTgtagaaagagaagaagaagaagcctCTTTGTTATTGGCCTGCCAAGTAAAAGAGCAAGTGAAGGAGGAAACAAATCAGAATTTGTGATACTCAGATACTGGATGCAGCAACCATATGTGTGGCAATAAGGCAGCTTTCTCCACTCTAGATGAGTCATATCGTGATTCAGTAAAATTCGGAGACAACTCTAAAGTCTCGGTTATAGGGAAAGGACAGGTGATTATTCAAGCCAAAAAGGAGtctattcaaataatttataatgtcCTTTATATTCCAGATTTGAAGACCAATCTTCCAAGTCTTGGCCAAATGCAAGAGAATGGTTATGCGATTGTGATAAAGAATGGAGAGTGTTACATTCAAGATGATAAATTGGGATTAATTGCCCAAGCTAAGATGACTGCAAACAGGATGTTTGCTCTCTATCTCAATACTATTCAACAATCATGCTTCTCAATAAAACAAGGAGATGATGCTTGACTGTGGCATTTTCATTATGGGCATCTCAATTTCAATGGATTGAAGACTCTACAACAAAAGAATATGGTGACAGGTCTTCCTCAAATTACACCTCGCTCTCAAATTTGTGAAGAATGTGTGGTTAGCAAACAACACCgtaatctattttcaaaagggAAAACATGGAGAGCAAAGAAGGCGTTAGAGCTTGTTCATTCCGACATTTGTAGACCAATAACTCCAACTTCTAATGGAGGTAACAGATACATAATTTCTTCCATTGATAATTACAGTCGAAAAAGTCAGGTTTACTTTTTACAGGAGAAAGGAGAAGCTTTTGAAGCTTTTAAGAGCTTTAAAGCACTTGTTGAGAAAGAGGTTCACAGCCCAATAAAAGCTCTCCGATCTGATCGTGGGGGAGAATATAACTCACACGAATTTGCAGATTTTTGTGAGTTTCATGGCATAAAAAGACAGCTTACAACAGCCTATTCACCCTAGCAAAATGGCGTTGGTGAGAGGAAAAATCGTACTATAATGAATATGGTGCGAAGTCTATTGACAAGTAGCGGTGTTCCAAAGAGTTTTTTGCTTTAAGCAGTGAATTGGTGTATTCACGTTCTCAACAGGAGTCCCACATTTGCAGTTCAAAACATGACCCCGGAGGAAGCATGGAGTGGACGACGACCGACAATTGATTATTTCAGAATCTTTAGGTGTGTAGCATTTGCCCATGTTCCAgatcaaaagagaaagaaattagATGACAATGGAGAGAAATGTATTTTTCTTGGTGTTAATGATCAATCAAAAGCTTATAAGCTTTATAATCCTAacactaagaaaattttgatcaaTCGAAacgtgatttttgatgaaaatcaGTTCTGATCACGGAACACAAGTACCACCAGAGAACAAATACCAACAAGCTTTGATGAAGAAAATGGTGAAGAAGTAAATCAGCCCCAACAATAGCATGTTCCAGTAGATGATGCCACTTCTGAAATTACACCGACAATGGACGAGCAGTCAGAAACAATAGCTAATTCATGTTCCCGCCGTGTTTGAAGAAGGCCAGCATAGATGTTAGATTACGAGGTAACTGGAATTGATCAATCTGAAGATGTTCTCACTCATTTTGCTCTATTTTCATATTGTGATCCAACAACTTTTGAAAATGctatcaaagaagaaaaatggctaAAAGCGATGGAAGTCGAAATTGctgcaattgaaaaaaataatacatgagAACTGATCTTCCTGAAGGGCACAAAAAGATCACTGTAAAATGGTtctataaaatgaaattgaaagagaatGGGGGCATCGACAAGTATAAAGCATGGTTGGTGGCGAAGTGTTACAAACAAGAATTTGGTGTAGATTACAAAGAATTCTTTGCTCCTGTTGCAAGGCTTGATACAATTAGAATGGTGATTGCACTGGTTGCTCAAAACTCATGGCCCATGTACCAATTAGATGTGAAGTCGGCCTTTCTTTATGGAGACGTACAAGAACAAGTATTTATTGAACAACCTCTTGGCTATGTTAAATTTGGTGATGAGCAcaaagtttataaatttaaaaatgcttTATACGGACTAAAACAAGCACCTAGAGCTTGGTATAGTCGTATTGCTGTTTACTTTCAAGAGGACGGTTTTCAAAAATGTCCGTATAAGCATACTCTATATACAAAGTGTGCAGATGGGGGGAAATGCTTATAGTAtgcttatatgttgatgatttaatttatacGGGAAATGATAGAGCcatgtttgaagattttaaaaggCCAATGATAACTGAGTTTGATATGTTTGATCTTGGAAAGCTGCATTATTTTCTTGGCATAGAAATAGTGCAATCTGTTGATGGAATATTTATTTCTCAAAGGAAGTATGTCGAGAAATTTTAGAAAGGTTTCAAATGAGTAATTGCAATAATGTTAACACACCTTCAAATGCTGGATTGAAGCTTACAAAGAATCTTGAAggaaagaaaattgatggtACTCTCTTCAAGCAAATTGTGGGGAGTTTAATGTATGCGACGGCAACAAGGTCAGATATCATGTATGCAGTTAGCACTATTAGCAGATACATGGAGAACCCAAAATAATTACATCTTCTAGCTGCGAAGAGGATCTTTCAATACTTGAAATGTACTTTTGATTTTGGGTTATTCTAcaaaaaagggagaaaagtCAAGCTTGATTGGGTTCACTGACAGTGATTATGCAGGAGATTTAGATGACCAGAAGAGTACTTCGGGTTATGTCTTTATGATGGGTTCGGGTGCAGTCTCATGGTCATAAAAAAAGCAACCAATTGTCACCTTATCAACAACTGAAGTTGAATTTGTAGATGCTACTTCATGTGCTTCtcaagccatttggctaagAAATATTCTTGCTAGATTGCAGTTCAAACAACAAGGAGCAACAACAGTTTATTGCGACAACAATTCAGCCATAAAGTTGTCCAAAAATCCAGTACTACATGGCAGAAGTAAACACATTGACGTGAAGTTTCATTTCCTAAGAGACCTCACAAAAGATGCGGTAATTGACTTCATTTATTGTAGAAGTGAAGATCAGGTTGCTAATGTATTTACCAAGTCCCTCAAATTGGCATCATTTTTAAAGTTCAGAAAAATGCTTGGTGTTTGCACTttgatcaagaattaaactgaTCACTTACAGCATCAGTTTAAAGGAGGGCATGttagagttaaatttgttagtttaCTGGTTTGAATAAAGTTATTGATTCAGTCAAAATTTATTGTTGCTAGACTTTAGAAGTATCATATTAGTTGATATTTTCTAGTGATTTACGTATTAGGTTTGTTCCtattttttagtgatttttcagTTGTAATTCAACCTATATAAAGGTTTCATTATTCATTCAATAAAGGAATTAGAATTCATATTATCGGAGTATTTCAAACCTCAATTTCCTCCTTTTATCCATCTGCTTAGTTTAACACCCCTAACCTCTTCAGGTCATCCCTTATCTTGATTCAGAGCTTTTGTATTTCCCTACACAACACCCGTCATCATACAAGTTTGGCGTAGACACTTCATAGCCAGTTCCTTCAACTGATTCACCTAGTTTTAACATAGCATAGACAAAGGAcatttcgaattttttttcagtGGTTCGTACATCCCAAGTATATCAACTGTAAGAGAAACCAATAGATAATTGGTTCACTCCCCCTTAGCATTatgggtttaaggtttagggaaaTTCCTATGTAAATGTTAGTGTGGTTAATTTTCTAGTAAAAGTTTACCCcctttacaaaaagaaaaattaattattttcttgtcATTTGTCATCAACacataaat
This region includes:
- the LOC105803546 gene encoding uncharacterized protein LOC105803546; the protein is MAIANKMRIHGERLKDVTIIEKILCSMIAKFNYIICSIEKSNDIDELSIDELQGSLLIHEHKLNRQDKEEQVLQVSSNNHSFSSKGSGRGKGRGRGNNIGNGRHSYRKYEDNHRKYEDNQFSYSQGRGRGHDNNNSTPFKSKSVDKSKVECYRCQRFRHYKSECQTNLNRDGGNNHMCGNKAAFSTLDESYRDSVKFGDNSKVSVIGKGQVIIQAKKESIQIIYNVLYIPDLKTNLPSLGQMQENGYAIVIKNGECYIQDDKLGLIAQAKMTANRMFALYLNTIQQSCFSIKQGDDA